The genomic segment AACCTGTAAACCAAAAACCACAACCACAACCACAACCCCATTATCATGACAAGTCCCTGCGAAATACGCCACATGCCGGCTCCCTCTCCCTTCACCGGTTGGAAGAATATAAAGAAGGAAACAAGGGATCACATAATTTAGATATATATTCAAGTGATCAAAGCCactattatatttttttggaactagACCTTTTTCTCAGAGTTAATATCAAGGAAAACCGTTGGGACTTGCTTATGTCATTATCCTTAGTATCCTTGTACAGATATCTGGTCATGCAAAAATCAGTCATAGCCTCCCCCCCCTGAATCTTGAACCAAGGTTTTGATTCGATTCATTCATTGTGGAAAGTAACTGACATTTTCTTATGTTTGCGCATCTTTGGCATAATTGTTATATCTTCTCGATTTCTTGATGTGGCAGACACTGTGTTTTCAATGGTACAGGTTCAAAGCTCGCCTCTCTGCCTCGTCTAATGACGGTTTAGGGATTGTTTTATTCGTGAGAATCACATCTCTTCATCTCCATCCTGTGTTTTTATGTGGTTTAAATCGTGCTCTCAATTCCAAGCTTGTGAAATGCTAATGAATCATGGAGACACCTTTGTATTCATTTGGTTTTCTCGTCTCTTACATGTATTATCCTCTTTCATTGCAATTATAGATTGCAATTACAGAGTTACATGCACCAATGTCCTACCTTCACCTTGCCAGATGATAGACAGTGTGgaacatatctttcatggaaTGTGAATCACAAATTCAGGAAGAGATTAATTTTTCTATGAAATGCATTCCGTATCATTTTTATTCATTCTTAACTGTGGCTATATCCATTGAATTTAAGATTTTTCCTGGAGTAGGCTCCCGTGTCATCCTAGTTCTGTATAGCAGATGAAAGAGACCCTTTTAAGCTGGAAACATCTAAATTTCTAAACAACACGAAACCTGGCGACTCGGCCGACATTTTTGCATTGTTTTAGGTTGAATTAAGTGCATTTTACTCGTATTTCACTCACCCTTAATAACATTTAAATACCATTTAATATCGTTTTTCGTACAGTTTTTTGTTATGCAGATATGTGCTATACGGTATGGGCTTAAAACATCAAATGCAAAATTTACTATCTAATGTGAAGACATGATCTATTTAGTTGATTTCAGTTGCACAAAGATGTAATGCCTCGATTGTTATCGAACATACGCGATTTATAtggataatatattttaatttcgcGTAGCTCAAACTTTTCAAACCAAACGTGGGCCACGGTTACAAAACAATCATCTTTTCGAGGAAAGTTGTGACAAAAAGAAGATTGATTTGTAAACCAAGCACGAGTGTGTAGATAGCTGTAGACCATTTTTACTATCTTTCTGGGAGCACTGAAAAGTGGTTTTAACCCATttactataaatcataatttttttaatcaaattttttGTCACGGCTTACAGGAGGGGAAGAAGAAATATGTATAAACATAATGGCACGTATTTATCAAACATTATTCTAAAATCATATCACGCTTACATATCTTGAACAGTATCTAATGCTACGATGGAATGTTAAAGTGGAAGAGCCAAGAAATGACAAATGCGAATACCATACAAGCGAGAAGAAAATTCAAGAACCGGTGACCGTTTAAGCAACTCCGAGTTTCTATAGCACCGGCAGATGGTGGTGCTGGAGCTGCCGAGGCCATGCTGGCCGAGACTGAACCACTGTTCTCATTTGCAGCTGCATCAATCTCATTCAACCCAACGACGTTGCAAGCTACTGAGTTACATATTTCGCAGGTCCTGAAAATGAGTAGGACGATAAAGAATATATACGATTCGAATTCGAGATGCAAATTTCTACAAGGAAATACAAGAAAGTATCTCAGAggttcttttcaagaatctaaGAAACGTGGAGAAACATCTACAAAATAAAAAAGCAAAGAAAAAACAAATCCCGTCAATGGGATTTGATTACTCACTTGTTTCCCTTGATTTTGAACCAAGTTTCAGCGCAATTTTTATGAGCGGCAGCCAAATCATCCTTACAAGAACACCCCAACTCAATGGCAACACCAGAGCCAGGGCTGCTGCTCACTAAGCTCAAATGGCAAATTCTACAATCTCTCTCAACCATTCCCAAATGCAC from the Primulina eburnea isolate SZY01 chromosome 3, ASM2296580v1, whole genome shotgun sequence genome contains:
- the LOC140828065 gene encoding uncharacterized protein → MTTFEMSHLDLECGRRSGVGASARGGGAEEEEGGSVCFSDADEDSCNSQFYSTADGEGSYDDFSIACGSEPGEIPNEDDGLENGRSSDCLIIVENGGVEEIKVHLGMVERDCRICHLSLVSSSPGSGVAIELGCSCKDDLAAAHKNCAETWFKIKGNKTCEICNSVACNVVGLNEIDAAANENSGSVSASMASAAPAPPSAGAIETRSCLNGHRFLNFLLACMVFAFVISWLFHFNIPS